The following is a genomic window from Puntigrus tetrazona isolate hp1 chromosome 20, ASM1883169v1, whole genome shotgun sequence.
catttaaataatgtgtagtgttttgtcatttttatggcGGTCCAACTATAGACATTTATACATACGGACTCATTCCTCCAAAACgccccaaagtggctcaataatatttagatctggtgactgtgcaggccatgggagatgttcagcttcactttcatgttcatcacaGAACTGTCGCCGGTCTTGCTGTGCGCactggtgcattatcatcctgatacacggcaccgccttcaggatacaatgttttttCACTTCTTTGGTTCTTCTCTACACAGTAACTCTCTCagatgtgggaaagacagtgaaggGGGACTCATCggagaacaatacatgtttcacattgtctaCGGCCCAAGATTTTCGCTGCTGGCACCATTGAAAGTGACGTTTGGCATTGGTACGAGTGACCAAAGGTCTGGCTATCGCAGCCTGGCCATttatattgaccctgtggaatttatttaatatacatttttaaataacattcattttgcgcaaaatatacattttttattatataaaccggctactttttaaaacaattattttaaataagtgttcTGTATCTGAATGTTTACAGACAATAGTTAcgagtttttcttttttttatgcacgGATCTCTTTAAATATATGTCGGATGTTTTGTCCTGCTCTGAAAACGTAATTGACTCTGTATCATCTTAGCATAAAAGCATTCGAAAATGCAAGTGCATTTAACCGCAGATCTTTAGGACAAACTTTATACAAAGCACACGTGAAAGTCTGTCAGTCTAATAGCTCTGCGCTCCAAACGGTATAAATGAAAGcatacctaaaataaaaacgcAGTGAGTGTAAGCAGACGCTCTCAAGCAACATGCATGTGTCTCGAGAGCACACACGTGCCAtatgcaagagaaaaaaaaaaaaaaacaagctcagGATCGATTGAAGAGAGAATCGCGATGCATCAGAGAATCGATTTTTTCTCCCACCCCTATTATATCACATAATAAACGTACTAAGTACATactaaaactttcattttggatgtgattaatcatttggcagcCCTAGTAACgtaatattttcatgcattcttGCTTAcctcttacaaacacacatgaaaCACAAAGCTCACCCATGAGACAGCCTGTACTTGAACACCACCCATTCTGCTCTTCTCATCACTTCTGACCAATCAGGGAGCTCGGATGAATGCTGGATGTTAAATCGATACGGAAACCCTGAAACGCAAACAACCACAAACCGATTCAGCTCCAGGTGTAGCTGTCTCTGGGccttttttattctgtacattaGAAGCTGCGACATACTCTGAGGTCCAGAGGGTCCGGTCTCCTCCTGGACCAGCAGGCAGGTGGTCTGAGACAGGGGAGACGGGTTACTGGAGTTATACGGGCTGACAATCATCCCGATGAACGGAGCACCTCCTCGAGAGAAATAACTCTGccatagaaacagacagagaggacGTGACACGTAATCAAGACACCTACTCCGACTATAATATAATACGGCGATATGTTACCTGGTATTTGGCCTGAGTGTCAATGTCTCTGAGGGAGGGGTTGGGGTCGAAGGCTGGATGAGAGTGGTACCATCCCACCACactgtgacctttgaccccgaGCAGCTCTGATGCCTGGGTCTGAGAGACGGGGTCCATCTCACACTGCAGACCTGTGCTCAAGCTGTTACATGGCTCTGCTGCACAGATCTACACAAACATTGGAAAAATTACAAGCTCATCAACAGTCATTTGACGGAGTTTTTGACTGAAAAAACACTCGGATGAATAAATCCACAAATTAACTGACCTTTAACaccttctcttcctcttcataTGTTCCTCCTAAAAGGCCAATCACCTCTCCCATCGATACATGAGCATGCTGGGAAAGGATTTGATTATCAGCACAACACAACACTgaggaatgaatgaaaatgcaaatccGGAAACCAGTACTCCGTCACACTTACTATATCCATGACAACAAGAGCCTCAGCACAAACTATCACTTTGTACGGCTCCTGAAACGAGACACAACAGATAAAATAAGTCTGATGAAATTACTTTCTCCAACATAAACTAGTCCTAGTTATCTCCAAGGTGGCCgtatgtgttatttatattgaacacatcctggccaggatttccaTAGTCTAAAACATCcagatttagtttttgtgtttatattttcataagtGCTTAAGGTAATGATCGAGAAGTGGTTTGACCAATAACATGCAAGCATTGCGTTTAACCAATCAATCGTGGAGCGTTAGAAGGTGGGTTCTACAGAGATCGGTCGATGTGATGCAAATGAATGTGTACATATTGGGTGTGCTCTTTGACTTGAAGCAGAGCTGCACACATCAAAGCACTGTGAGAACGATACGAAAGCCTTCTCTATAACTACTGAACGTGTCCTGTAAAAATGGCACATATGTTCAGcctatacattttattattaatatttgaattagtttttctctttttttattttaaatttaatttaatttttttttatgaaacaacaaacaacaacaacaacctttttccctttattttcatttctgtttcagGTGGGGTTTTCAGTTCAAACTAAAtggaaatgagaaaatgaaataaaatgttggaatatatataaaataagacgacaaacaaaataatatttactattttttacttcatttgtaTTTCAGTTTCAGGTTTTTAGCACATcagattaaaaactaaattcatatgagaaatcaaaataaaaagttaatcaaCTACCTGAAATAAGTGgttatcatttatttagttgaagtaaatgttgtttattatatttttcaagtaactttttatgattttagttttaattaactataataaccctaaCGAACAAATTAATTATGAAAAGGAATTACAGTGGAGCGTGGAAAACACAAGCATTTTGTTGGCACTACATGCTAGAATTGTTTCAAATGATAGAAAACTTCTTATTtctgaaatttacaaaacaaatgatctgtattgttatatttatctgCAATTTACGAAGTGGACAAGTGTGTATGATGGCCGTTTTACAATCTGCATTCCAGTCTCAAGGGTGAGGGGGCAtgattaattgtgtttatttaatgatatttgtttaattacttGTACTTTGTTCACATCCGTGTACATTAAAAGATGCTGTTAAGAATAATAACAATCACCTCTGTTTCTCTCCAAAGGCTTTGCATGGAATGAGCTGAAATGGATCAATCAGAGAGCTGCAGGGGATAAAGTCAAGGAACGAATCCAGAATTATCAATCAAAAGCCCGTAAACAAGCTATTAATGTTATTACGATCTAGATGTCAAAGGTTTCAGTTTTGTTAGAGCGCGTTTACCCTCTCTGTTTAGGGAGTTTCGACGGTTTCGGTCCCATCTTCTTCATTTCCTCTCTCCTGATGGCCAGCTCCTCTGCGCTCAGGTGCTGGATGACAAAAGACCCGCACAAACCAGAGCTCAATAacaaagtacaaacaaacagcattttcttaaaaggaaaagcattaaaactacatattctaatagcatttaaaaaatgtattaagtgtAAAGATTTCAATTTAGGCTTCGATCAACACacacaatgttttattaatcattgtAAAGAGTTATTGAATGGCATGTTTTCTGtcttaaaaatgaatactaaCTGTATCGggtcataaaaattaaaagctttcCTGGAGTGGTTCCCTATAGATTATATTTCACTGTAGATGTTGATTCAGTACCTCATACGTCTGACCCTCTAGATCTTTAGCATCGCACCAGTTCCCCCACATGTCCCGAATGCGCCGCTTCCTTGTgcgctgaaaacacacacaccaccaaaCACATCGGAAGAAGCATTAAATGAgcagataaataaaacagttgtaATGGATAAACATCAACAGATAATGATGATGAGAACTGTGACAGTGAGCTCTTTCTCACCATAGATTGAAGTCTCTGGGCAAGATGATACGCCTCCAGGCTGTCTTTGTTTTCCTTCAGCCGAGAGCGATCAACCAGCCGTGGACGGTTATAGATCGCCTGATCTGCAGaggaagacagaaaaaaagaagagattttACTAAGGAGGAAAACTGTACTcaggaaaacagacaaaaacggACTGAGCAATGAGCATTACCACAGTTGAAGTTAATAGCTCCAATGAGCTCCAGGTAGGTGTGTATCCGACCGATGCAGTTGACATCCCCACAATTCTTCAGTCCTGGGCGCACTGATGTCTTGTTCAGGTACTTTGGTTTACTTTCCCTGAAGAGACAAGAGAGAAGTTCATTTTTAAGAAAggtcaagtttttaaaataatatactattCGCTTAGAAATTAATTCTTCAATAAGGATGCTCTAAATTggttaaaaatgacagtaactcatatatatatatatatatatatatatatgtgtgtgtgtgtgtgtgtgtgtgtgtgtgtgtgtatcacatTATGGTTTTTTacggttttgttgtttttttataaaaacacgctcacacacagaaCTTGAAATTCCTCAAGTGCAGAGAACATCTCACCACTGATCCAGGATGTAATTGCGAATTTTTAGATATCTCTCTGGTGTTTTTCGACGGACGCCCCTCAAAGAATTCTGGGATGGCTTGCTTCTCCTCCTCTGTAATGGTGTTTAGGTCCAGAAGAACCTCCTGGTCAGGTGCTCtgagctcctcctcctcctcctcctcttcttcttcctcctggTATTCCTCCTCCTCGTCCCTCAGGACTTTCACCTGATTCAGTCTTACCTGGAGTACAAAAACACAATACCCATAATTCTGCAATGCTAATAGTCTGCTACAGGCACAGAGATTAACTGAAGCGCTTGTGATGTACCTGATCTTTCAGTGCTCTCCTCCTCAGACAGACAGCGTTT
Proteins encoded in this region:
- the LOC122324857 gene encoding histone H2A deubiquitinase MYSM1-like → MADEVDVVDIEGDECDERVGDLNSAEILQDQYLQSAWKTNSSILPWTLDSSISDENRQAIESMLLEEQRTCQSPSSNETSDTALLPSSQPHVSALTNAVRIEQLSDDEDVDITDGVSGSGLQSENQLESPECNHKEELSPPPPPSGVRLNQVKVLRDEEEEYQEEEEEEEEEEELRAPDQEVLLDLNTITEEEKQAIPEFFEGRPESKPKYLNKTSVRPGLKNCGDVNCIGRIHTYLELIGAINFNCDQAIYNRPRLVDRSRLKENKDSLEAYHLAQRLQSMRTRKRRIRDMWGNWCDAKDLEGQTYEEPYKVIVCAEALVVMDIHAHVSMGEVIGLLGGTYEEEEKVLKICAAEPCNSLSTGLQCEMDPVSQTQASELLGVKGHSVVGWYHSHPAFDPNPSLRDIDTQAKYQSYFSRGGAPFIGMIVSPYNSSNPSPLSQTTCLLVQEETGPSGPQRFPYRFNIQHSSELPDWSEVMRRAEWVVFKYRLSHGSVPMDRLFRRDSSLTCLEKVIISSLHITPTHGPVYIARENRKRFQASWMLASIRRTLEQVSEIDIETFLVQIESLFKTHFLPETGSSSCHLLETVRQPELLSFVSSEPISSSHATDDTCVTESDSPDEEEDAAVTQSVGAETV